The following nucleotide sequence is from Gymnodinialimonas phycosphaerae.
TTGCAGCTCTGGTTCGTTCAGCCTGTCCTTCTCCATGCAGAACTCTACGAGTCCGGCGCGCTGTTGCACTTTGGTGCGGATTCCAACATCGCGGCAGCGCAGGACGTCGGCGGCTTCGACCTGGTGCGCGACGGCTTGTCCATCGTATTCACGATGTTGATCTACTCGGCCTATGCCATGGTGATGTTGGCCGCGATGGCGCTCGCCGAAGAGCGGGGCGCGCAGATTTCCGCGCGCACGGGCCTGATCTGGGGTCTTGCGGGCTTCGTCGCGGTGCACTTCGCGCCCGGGTTCTCGCTGGCGCCCGAGGTGCCCGGTGTGGCGGCTGCGGATGTTGTCCTGCGACAGATCTGGTGGTTTGCCACCGTGGGAATGGCGGCGGTCGCGATGGCGCTGATCGGGTTCGGCAAGGGATGGATGGCTTGGGCCGGTGCGGCGGCGTTGTTGCTGGCCCCCCATGTCTACGGCGCGCCAGAGCCCGAGGTTTTCACCGGCCCCGTCCCGACCGAGATCGGCGCGCTTTTCGCTGCCCGTGCGTTCGGCGTCGGCATGGCCGCCTGGGCGCTTCTGGGCGCGTTCTCGGGCTATTTCTGGTCTCGGCAGATCGGGGCACCTGCCCCGGCGCCCTCCACCTGAGCGGAGGCATCGGCCCATGAACACAGGTCTCCCCCTTCTGGCTATTGGCCTGATCTTCGGCGGTGGCATCGGCTTCACGATCGCCGCCGCCAACGGGATCACGCTGGACGGACACGACCATTCAGCCCACGGTATTGCAGGCCATGGCGATGCGGACCATGGTGCGCTGCTGTCGCTGGAGCCTTCCGCCACAGCTCCCACCTTGGCGATCACCGTGGGGACGGACCCCCTCACGGGCTACAACCTGCATATCCTGACCGAGAATTTCACCTTCTCGCCCCAGAACGCCAGCCTTGCCCATGCCGAGGGCGAAGGTCATGCCC
It contains:
- a CDS encoding CbtA family protein, with amino-acid sequence MITRLLTSALFAGAASGLIAALLQLWFVQPVLLHAELYESGALLHFGADSNIAAAQDVGGFDLVRDGLSIVFTMLIYSAYAMVMLAAMALAEERGAQISARTGLIWGLAGFVAVHFAPGFSLAPEVPGVAAADVVLRQIWWFATVGMAAVAMALIGFGKGWMAWAGAAALLLAPHVYGAPEPEVFTGPVPTEIGALFAARAFGVGMAAWALLGAFSGYFWSRQIGAPAPAPST